One window from the genome of Bradyrhizobium xenonodulans encodes:
- a CDS encoding ABC transporter permease yields MGRYFAIRIGRAALTIVLVVTFAFVVLRLSGDPALMILGPEAPPEVLAAFRKAWGLDDPIWFQYLDYFGAIAKGELGRSMRDGRPAIELVLERIPATLALTLPAFFFKVALGIPAGICAALHRGSGIDRAVMMTAVAGFTVPSFVLALLLVLVFAVQLGWLPSGGQDSWRHAILPIVTLSLGGAAVLARFTRSAMLEVLGQPYIRTASAKGVPWRKVVTSHALPNAAIPTVTILGFMVGTLIAGAVVVESVFAWPGVGRLLVVAVANRDLAVVQCILLLVAMTMVTSNLIVDFLYGFLDPRLRAKGAHA; encoded by the coding sequence ATGGGACGTTACTTCGCCATTCGGATCGGACGCGCGGCGCTGACCATCGTGCTCGTCGTCACCTTCGCCTTCGTCGTGCTGCGGCTCTCCGGCGATCCCGCGCTGATGATTTTGGGACCGGAAGCGCCGCCAGAGGTGCTCGCGGCATTCCGCAAGGCCTGGGGTCTCGATGATCCCATCTGGTTTCAGTATCTCGATTACTTCGGCGCCATCGCCAAGGGCGAGCTCGGCCGGTCCATGCGGGACGGGCGACCTGCGATCGAGCTCGTGCTGGAGCGGATTCCGGCCACGCTGGCGCTGACGCTGCCGGCCTTCTTCTTCAAGGTGGCGCTCGGCATTCCCGCCGGCATCTGCGCCGCGTTGCATCGGGGATCGGGAATCGACCGCGCCGTGATGATGACGGCGGTCGCGGGCTTCACCGTGCCGAGCTTTGTCCTTGCGCTGCTGCTGGTGCTCGTCTTTGCCGTGCAACTCGGCTGGCTGCCGTCGGGCGGGCAGGACAGCTGGCGCCACGCCATCCTTCCCATTGTGACGCTGAGCCTCGGCGGTGCCGCCGTGCTGGCGCGCTTCACCCGCAGCGCCATGCTGGAGGTGCTGGGCCAGCCCTATATCCGCACGGCTTCCGCCAAGGGCGTTCCGTGGCGCAAGGTGGTGACGTCGCACGCGCTGCCGAACGCGGCGATCCCGACCGTCACCATTCTCGGCTTCATGGTGGGCACGCTGATCGCGGGCGCGGTCGTGGTCGAGAGCGTGTTTGCCTGGCCGGGCGTAGGCCGCCTGCTCGTCGTTGCCGTCGCCAACCGCGACCTCGCCGTCGTGCAATGCATCCTGCTGCTGGTGGCGATGACCATGGTCACGTCGAACCTGATCGTCGATTTCCTCTACGGCTTCCTCGACCCGCGCTTGCGCGCCAAAGGAGCGCACGCATGA
- a CDS encoding ABC transporter ATP-binding protein: protein MSAPLVEVSSIARDYSMRSGMFGRSTAVHAVDGVSLTIAKGETLGLVGESGSGKSTTGRIVLGLEPPDRGEVRFDGRPMAAPGTAAWRAQRARMQMIFQDPLGALDRRLPVATQIREPLDIHGVGTLAEREERVRELLRAVELTPAHGVRYPGALSGGQRQRIVLARALASKPDFLVCDEPVSALDVSIQAQVVNLLCDLQAQLGLTLLFISHDLRVVRQISNIVAVMYLGRIVEIGSADDLFARPEHPYTQALVSASPAPGRRSAGRIVLSGDPPNPAARPQGCAFHPRCARAIARCASEVPTLAAVGGDRQVACHLVTGAETRDAA from the coding sequence ATGAGCGCGCCGCTCGTCGAGGTGTCCTCGATCGCGCGCGATTATTCCATGCGTTCCGGAATGTTCGGTCGCAGCACCGCCGTGCACGCCGTCGATGGCGTGTCGCTCACGATTGCCAAGGGCGAGACGCTCGGCCTCGTCGGCGAGTCCGGCTCGGGCAAGTCCACCACCGGCCGCATCGTGCTCGGCCTCGAGCCGCCCGATCGCGGCGAGGTGCGGTTCGACGGCAGGCCGATGGCTGCGCCCGGAACGGCTGCATGGCGTGCACAGCGCGCCCGCATGCAGATGATCTTTCAGGACCCGCTGGGCGCGCTGGACCGGCGCTTGCCGGTCGCAACCCAGATCCGCGAGCCGCTGGACATTCACGGCGTCGGGACGCTTGCCGAGCGCGAGGAGCGCGTCCGCGAATTGCTGCGCGCGGTCGAGCTGACGCCGGCGCATGGCGTGCGCTATCCGGGCGCGCTCTCCGGCGGGCAACGCCAGCGCATCGTTCTGGCGCGGGCTCTCGCTTCGAAGCCTGACTTCCTCGTCTGCGACGAGCCGGTCAGCGCACTCGATGTTTCGATCCAGGCGCAGGTGGTGAACCTGCTTTGCGATCTCCAGGCGCAGCTTGGGCTGACGCTGCTGTTCATCAGTCATGATCTGCGCGTCGTCAGGCAGATCAGCAACATTGTCGCCGTGATGTATCTCGGCCGCATCGTCGAGATCGGCAGCGCTGACGATCTCTTTGCCCGACCGGAGCATCCGTACACGCAGGCGCTGGTCTCGGCTTCGCCCGCACCCGGCCGCCGCAGCGCCGGCCGCATCGTGCTGTCAGGCGATCCGCCGAACCCGGCAGCACGTCCCCAAGGCTGCGCCTTCCATCCGCGCTGCGCACGGGCGATCGCGCGCTGCGCGAGCGAGGTGCCGACGCTAGCCGCCGTCGGCGGCGACCGCCAGGTTGCCTGCCATCTCGTCACGGGCGCCGAGACGCGGGACGCAGCCTGA
- a CDS encoding ABC transporter ATP-binding protein has protein sequence MTPLVCIQDLRVAFGGVPVLRGVDVTLQKGEALGLVGESGSGKSVTWLAALGLLPRHANVSGSVRLDGREILGARAAELDQVRGGRVAMIFQDPASALNPVLTIRKQLCEALALHRDLSGEAVKAEALRLLNLVGIPDAARRLSAYPHEFSGGQVQRIMIAMALAGNPDLLIADEPTTALDATIQAQILELLSTIRREMSMAMVLISHDLGVVAENCDRVAVMYAGRIVEQAPANQLFADPVHPYAQGLIGALPPLDGPRRRLTAIPGTVPDPAHMPSGCAFAPRCSLAAEPCGLAAPTLAPIADDRTVACIRAEASRRALLGIAAE, from the coding sequence GGCGGCGTGCCGGTCCTGCGCGGTGTCGATGTCACGTTGCAGAAGGGCGAGGCCCTCGGCCTCGTCGGCGAGTCCGGCTCCGGCAAATCGGTGACCTGGCTTGCCGCGCTTGGCCTGCTGCCGCGGCATGCGAATGTCTCGGGCTCGGTGCGGCTCGACGGGCGCGAGATCCTTGGTGCGCGGGCTGCCGAGCTTGACCAGGTGCGGGGCGGCCGCGTCGCCATGATCTTCCAGGATCCGGCAAGCGCGCTCAATCCGGTGCTGACCATTCGCAAGCAGCTCTGCGAAGCCCTGGCACTGCATCGCGACCTCTCGGGGGAGGCCGTCAAGGCCGAAGCGCTGCGGCTGCTCAATCTGGTCGGCATTCCCGACGCAGCGCGGCGTTTGTCGGCGTATCCGCACGAATTCTCCGGCGGCCAGGTCCAACGCATTATGATCGCGATGGCGCTCGCCGGAAACCCCGATCTCCTGATCGCGGACGAGCCGACCACCGCGCTCGATGCCACCATTCAGGCGCAGATCCTTGAGCTGCTCTCCACCATCCGCCGCGAGATGAGCATGGCGATGGTCCTGATCAGCCACGACCTCGGCGTCGTCGCCGAAAACTGCGACCGCGTCGCGGTGATGTATGCCGGCCGGATCGTCGAGCAGGCGCCGGCCAACCAGCTCTTCGCCGATCCCGTGCACCCCTATGCCCAGGGCCTGATCGGGGCGCTGCCGCCGCTCGACGGGCCGCGCCGGCGACTGACGGCCATTCCCGGCACCGTGCCCGATCCCGCGCATATGCCAAGCGGATGCGCGTTTGCGCCGCGTTGTTCTCTGGCAGCAGAGCCGTGCGGTCTTGCGGCCCCGACCTTGGCGCCCATCGCCGACGATCGCACTGTGGCCTGCATCCGCGCCGAAGCTTCACGCCGCGCACTGCTCGGGATCGCCGCCGAATGA